One stretch of Tribolium castaneum strain GA2 chromosome 5, icTriCast1.1, whole genome shotgun sequence DNA includes these proteins:
- the LOC661296 gene encoding uncharacterized protein LOC661296, with protein sequence MKFLILVPILLLFNKSGAIYSMNETSVGKIENNPAIWTEQGVWGSLLEEWALNPNRRGKRVMQLPPTQDAYVMDETPDESGDDRKSKVTPGKIVNGSGNQKPPGQQVSETDLYLLGAIEKLVYRADFMEKRLRRVEEMLYFVMAGNRVDHEPCPDNFTRVGPNCYVFQSGAGREYDWKAASKQCKRLGAVLAEMETIEENQDVIAHIQSNQQLRGRDFWTGGLNPGLLWIWSNSARPISTPGGNKKNPSAGILGDGRCLRLAYDPALRSYAYKGTDCSVRYNFICELPENTASNELRRLGRSRKILGEL encoded by the exons ATGAAGTTCTTAATCCTGGTCCCTATTTTgctattatttaacaaaagcggtGCCATTTATTCAATGAATGAAACAAGTGTCGGCAAAATAGAGAATAATCCAGCAATTTGGACCGAGCAAGGGGTTTGGGGGTCGCTGCTCGAAGAATGGGCCCTTAATCCAAATCGCAG AGGAAAGCGAGTAATGCAACTACCGCCGACTCAAGACGCCTACGTGATGGATGAAACTCCAGACGAATCCGGAGACGACCGGAAAAGCAAAGTCACTCCCGGAAAAATCGTCAACGGAAGCGGAAACCAGAAACCGCCAGGTCAACAAGTATCAGAAACCGACTTGTATTTACTCGGGGCGATTGAAAAACTGGTCTATCGAGCCGATTTCATGGAAAAACGGCTGCGACGGGTCGAGGaaatgctttattttgtcatgGCCGGAAACCGCGTTGATCAtg AGCCCTGTCCTGATAATTTCACCCGAGTGGGCCCCAACTGCTACGTTTTCCAAAGCGGCGCAGGTCGTGAGTACGACTGGAAAGCCGCAAGTAAACAATGCAAGCGCCTCGGTGCGGTTTTAGCCGAAATGGAGACAATCGAGGAAAACCAGGACGTGATCGCCCACATCCAGAGCAACCAGCAGCTCAGAGGCAGGGATTTCTGGACCGGGGGGCTGAACCCTGGCCTTTTGTGGATCTGGAGCAACAGTGCGCGGCCTATTTCCACGCCGGGGGGCAACAAGAAAAACCCCTCGGCTGGAATTTTGGGAGATGGGCGCTGTTTGCGCCTGGCATACGATCCAGCCTTGCGTTCGTACGCCTACAAAGGGACCGATTGCTCCGTTCGCTACAATTTCATCTGCGAATTACCCGAAAATACGGCCAGTAATGAACTACGCAGGCTGGGGCGGAGCAGGAAAATTTTGGGCGAATTGTAA